TAAAGACAAAAAGTAGATAACTATAGGACTCATATTTAATTTTTGAAATCTACGTAGGATGCGTCACGCCAAAGGCTAACGCATCACTCTCAGTTTTTGGTGTGTTACGCAAGCGCGTAACACACCCTACCCATATTGAGGTTTTTTCGATAATCAAACCGGATTCCTATAGAACTAAAGATTTAAAAGAACTGAAGACTCAATTGAAGTTCGACTGCAATATATGAAGAATTCCGCAGCGAACTTGAAATTTATTACCTTGATTACCTACCGACCGAAACAAACAAACTGCTGTACGAGCAGTTAACCAGGGTCTATCTCGTCAGCAGTAAATGTTGCAAAACTGTTCAGGGAGATTCCAATGGAATCCGATCGCTTGCTTCCAGTCAGCAAGGTAATCTTTTCGGCTTTTAACGATTAATGAAGGAGGACACTCGACGTAAACCATCTAAGACCGCTCTGATGGAGGATTGCGCCTCCCCTCGATGGTAACAAAGTGGAGGAAGCGATAAAAACTCCACACCATCGATGTCCTTAATTTGCACTGTTCGCACATTTGACATCGCTCTCCTTCAATGCGCGCTCCTGAGCCACAACGGTATAACGCTCATACAGTGCTGTTTCTTTTCAGAAGTTTAGAGTTTATAAAAAGCGATCGCAAGGCTAAATCTTTCGGAGTAAGTTCGCATTCTTTTGCTTTCTTCTCTGCCTGCGATCGAATTTAAATCATAGGAAAGATAACCATAGTGCAAGACAAAATTGCACTATGAGTAATATCAACTTACTAAATAGATAAATACAATCCAATTACTGAATTTTCAATAGAAAAGTAATGCAATCTTCAATATTTTTACTATAGACATTCCAAAGTTTAATGCTGTGAAGACAACACATCATCATTTGCAGTTTCTCCAAACATCTGAGAGAATGCGGGAATGAGTAATAACATCTTGGTAACGGGCGCTACAGGCAATGTTGGTTCTGAAGTTGTGCGTTTGCTGAGCAAACGGGGATATTCAGTCAAAGCGGCTGTACGAAGTCATTCTGCTTCGCGCATTCACCTACCTTCTGGTATAGAGTCTGTTGCTTTTGATTTTGAGCAAACCCAGACTTTTGAGCCTGCTTTTCGGGGGATTAATACATTGTTCTTGGTCAGACCACCGGCGATTTCGCAGGTGAAGAAATATATCTATCCCGCGCTGACAATAGCCCAAGCAACAGGTGTCGATCGCATTGTCTTTCTATCTCTCCTGGGAGCAGAACGCATGGCGATCGTTCCCCACGCTAAGATCGAAGCCTACATTAAATCTCTTGGTCTAGTGTATACCTTTCTGCGGGCAAGTTTCTTCATGCAGAACTTGAGTACAACGCATAGTCAGGATATTAGAGATCGCAACGAGATTTTTGTCCCAGCAGGTAAAGGTAAGACAAGTTTTATTGACGTGCGGGACATTGCCACTGTCGCCGTAAAAGTGATGACTGAACCAGGACATGAGGATCGAGCATATCCGCTGACTGGAAGCGAGGCACTGGACTATTATGAAGTCGCCGAGATCTTTACAAATGTTTTAGGAAGACAAATCGTTTACACTCATCCTTCTTTCTTAAAATTTGCCCGGAAAATGTATGTTCGAGGGTTACAGCCTGGATTGATTGTGGTAATGCTGGGAATTTACACTACAGCACGCTTGGGGTTGGCAGCAAAAGTTACCGAAGATGTCAGACATTTGTTGCAGCGATCGCCTATTAGTATGGAAGAGTTCGTGCGGGATTATCGAGCAAGTTGGATGTGACAAAGCCAGCACCAACTGTAATTGAGAATGAGACCCTCCTATAAAGGTGTCGCTTGCTTAAAAGCACGGGCGATCGCCTTCCACGCCTCCTTGCGTCTCATGTTTGCATCAAGTGGTAAGGGACGTACCGCTCCCCCATCTCGGCGTGCTTGCCTCTGGGACAGCCAAGTGTAGCGATCGCTCAGTCCCCAAGTGATGACGGCAATGACCTCTGGCTCATCTAATACCACGGACAGATACTCTTGATAAATTCCGGCAACTAGGCGATCGCGGAGATGAATATCTGATGGCAGGTGTTTGTCTGTCACATCCAGTTCGGTAATTAGAATTTTCAGACCGAGACTTGCAACATCCTTCAGAAAAGCCCTTAATTGACTAGGGTTAAAGCGAGTCTCTCCCCCCCATAAGTGAGCTTGAATACCAAGAGCCTGCACGGGAGTTCCCTGAGATCTCAAACGCTCTAGTAACTTTAAAACAGCAGTTCTCTTTGCTTCATCTTTAGGCGTGTCATACTCCATACCATAATCGTTGTAAACTAGTAATGCCTACGGGTCTGCTGTAGATGCGGCGCGAAACGCTAGATCGAGATAATCGGAACCCAAAAACCTCAACCACGGCGTAATTCGCAAACTATCAGACCGTCCATCCTCGGGAAAAACTGCCTCGTTGACCACATCCCAGGAATGCATCTGTCCGGCATAATGCCCAGCAACTTTTGTGATGTGTTCCAGCATTATCTGTCTGGCATTCCGATGGTTGACCGTCGATTTAAACCATGATGGTAATCGGGCGTGCCATAACAAGGTGTGTCCGCGAAAAAGTAGATTGTGAGTTTTGGCAAACTGAGCTAGGCGATCGCTGCGCGTAAAGTCAAAACGGTTTGGACTAGGGCGAAGACTTTTCCACTTCAATTCATCTTCTGGCACGAGCATGGCACACTCTCGAACAAAGCTGCTGGCAAATTGCGGATTGGATGACAGCATGTATTCTTGCGTAGCAGCTCCATAGATTAATCCCTTCGCTGCTGCCCATTCGCGTAAAGAAGCATTCTCGATCGCTGCGTCTGTATCCGCCGTTAATATCTGCCGATCGTACCCAGCCTGAGCTTGACTAGCGCCAGCACCTATACCTGCTAAAGCGCCCAAACCTAATAAAAACCTACGTCTGCCAGTCATCGTTCTTTAACTAATAACTCAGTGGCAAATAGCCTCAAGATCAACCAAGGCTCAATTGAGTAGCGCCGCCAGAGCCGTTGCGGTTCAGCCAGCAAGCGAAACAACCACTCTAGACCGAATTGTCCCGCCCATCTAGGGGGAGTTGGTACGGCTCCTGCTACGTAGTCCATAGCAGCTCCAGCAGTCAAAATCGCATTGGCAGACAGTCGATCGAGGTTATCTAGTATCCAGTGTTCTTGTCGAGGCATACCCATACCCAACATCAGTACGTGCGGTTGGTAAGCGGCGATCGCGTCCAAAACGGCTCGGTTTTCTGAACTGCTCGGATGTACGTCAAAATAACCGTGAGCTGTAGCTAATTGCAAGCCAGGAAATCGCTGTCGTAGTATACTAGCACCCCGCTCGACGACTCCTGGTTTACCTCCCAAATAAAATATGCGCCAACCTTGCTGCGCGGCTACCGCCATCAAATGATCTGTCCAGTCTACATATGTAACTCGATGCTCTCGTCTAAGAGGCAAGCCCAGCAACCGCCCCAGCAAAATTAAAGACATACCATCAACATGTATGTAGTCAGCGCGATCGTAGAAGGCACGCATCTTCGGGTCTTTGTGGTAGATGCAAAGACTGTGTAAATTGTGATTGGCAATAATCCATCGTTCGTCATGCTTAACAGCCTCGGCAATGAGGCGATTGAGATCCGAGATTGTCAATGCATTCACCCACACTCCAAGCAGGTAATAGGACTGCTTCATTGTTCCCTATCCCTAAAGATTTGCTCAACTGTTTCAATTAATGTCCGAACGCGGGCAGTCCAACTGTGGTAAGTGAGGATCTCTTGACGAGCTAGCTCTCCCATGTTTGGTAACGCTACCCGCGACTCATAAGCTCTGACCAATGCCAATTTGAGCGCTTGTTTATCGCCAGAAGGAAACAAAAATCCGGTTTCTCCATCTCGCAGCGTGAACTTGGCATCCTCAAA
This window of the Chroococcidiopsis thermalis PCC 7203 genome carries:
- a CDS encoding SDR family oxidoreductase, which codes for MSNNILVTGATGNVGSEVVRLLSKRGYSVKAAVRSHSASRIHLPSGIESVAFDFEQTQTFEPAFRGINTLFLVRPPAISQVKKYIYPALTIAQATGVDRIVFLSLLGAERMAIVPHAKIEAYIKSLGLVYTFLRASFFMQNLSTTHSQDIRDRNEIFVPAGKGKTSFIDVRDIATVAVKVMTEPGHEDRAYPLTGSEALDYYEVAEIFTNVLGRQIVYTHPSFLKFARKMYVRGLQPGLIVVMLGIYTTARLGLAAKVTEDVRHLLQRSPISMEEFVRDYRASWM
- a CDS encoding WecB/TagA/CpsF family glycosyltransferase; its protein translation is MKQSYYLLGVWVNALTISDLNRLIAEAVKHDERWIIANHNLHSLCIYHKDPKMRAFYDRADYIHVDGMSLILLGRLLGLPLRREHRVTYVDWTDHLMAVAAQQGWRIFYLGGKPGVVERGASILRQRFPGLQLATAHGYFDVHPSSSENRAVLDAIAAYQPHVLMLGMGMPRQEHWILDNLDRLSANAILTAGAAMDYVAGAVPTPPRWAGQFGLEWLFRLLAEPQRLWRRYSIEPWLILRLFATELLVKER